A stretch of DNA from Bacteroidales bacterium:
TTTCTAATTTTAATTTTTTGTTAAACAATTGCTTTATCCTGTAAGCTTTTTTTGCCATCTGTACCTCAGCAAAACGGCCATACCATTCATCAGCAATGTTATGGCCAGCAAGACGAGGATGGCTGCAGCGGCATTGATGATGAATCCATGCTGGGGCCGTGAAGTCCAGTTGAATATCTGGATGGGCAGCACGGTAAATTCATCCATCGGTGAAGCTGGTGCAAAGGGCACGTATGCCAGTGCACCGACAGCTATAAGCGGAGCTGCTTCCCCTACGGCTCTTGATAATGCCAGAATAACTCCTGTAAGTATGCCCCCAAAAGAAGCTGGTAATACTTGATACCATATTGTTTGCCACTTTGAGGCACCCATTCCGTAAGATCCTTGCCTGATGGAATCAGGCACTGCCTTAATGGCCTCACGGGTGGCAACAATGATAATGGGCAGAATGAGCAAAGAAAGCGTCATAGCTCCGGAAAGCAGTGAATTGCCAAATCCAAGGGTTCTGACAAAAATCATGATACCAA
This window harbors:
- the pstA gene encoding phosphate ABC transporter permease PstA, with the translated sequence MSKFLINRIKDKAFQVWGLIATLIGIVLLAVFIGDIFMDGIQRLDLDFLRSLPSRFPEESGIKVAMMGSVWIMGLTALISFPLGVAAGIYLEEYAKKNKFSSFLEMNISNLAGVPSIIYGLLGIMIFVRTLGFGNSLLSGAMTLSLLILPIIIVATREAIKAVPDSIRQGSYGMGASKWQTIWYQVLPASFGGILTGVILALSRAVGEAAPLIAVGALAYVPFAPASPMDEFTVLPIQIFNWTSRPQHGFIINAAAAILVLLAITLLMNGMAVLLRYRWQKKLTG